From Anopheles darlingi chromosome 2, idAnoDarlMG_H_01, whole genome shotgun sequence, the proteins below share one genomic window:
- the LOC125950590 gene encoding serine/arginine repetitive matrix protein 2 encodes MDSLGTEIGQKMRSAVKAKLIELGTGSASGYIDDELPDYVMIMVANKRSRQQMVDDLSLFLGAQTEVFVNWLHQVLQKLQEVTLPASVAAKTMKDSSKKKSSSEKPRKDKKGKRREASSERAAALSDDVGDKTPPRPSTATAPLAGGSITEVFANQYIEKAKKTLEVDASAAPPVKKATVTPVTSITDIATATVLQKHQKELKELEEIQQRINAAKQHLKSLGTEIPDDDDADFLLLKANDDDLLPEGTRSKPSSSSATGNSSSAATHNQATTKQRQRITMETTEPPSKAATTSRSTTPPPAPATAKPPSTVSTTSPTTATKRSVHERLGDKGNDVATGAQEPVGSSATKKQATESTTNSGRSPAKNTIISLSAHRREEREIYVPLFRRKEPPSSSVEPSKPQTARPNSHPARPDSHSARGRSRERTARAKTPPAPPPVTVPSVAARRLSRERRLGPAPPRSIVDVPGRDRDRDRRPSSRDRRPSSRDRRSRSPVRASERRERSKNGCEPAPSTVRSRIGSRVIVLPPKPDYNEDVVEVPVASVIKVQPRPTIPKAKQPSKNLLLKAMAEAQRSTVANVRKRIDNTGAIGGDIGKGGTPFAPRIVENKPKLLIEIQGGASGHSEVEVEYEDDELMEENRRGEHAEEEELLPRRRPVYRNADHEPLGEDEEEEVHEVDIANQVLMEDSDGDDEFRQMLEGGDACDEAAPGQSSTDTGLEPIDDDDVDDVNNDGDGTKFVVTLDGAFKGKGSVEEPTDDSVVTGAASPSHTPPPPPATVPSQSTKARLSVKERIGLRRQPSQQQQQQPPQRGRQSPAKDNKELEETLKKRKERFSEKLVVQPPPSSAPSQKQSPQVPPAGDGLIHRSSSPRGQRRSPKPKVPPAPASTSPRSSNSARDRTPSLSPEPPERRDRYNDYQRRPAQSRRRSAASPSPEPVRSSVRLSRSSRTTGTGGGASNSSPSHLNELLLQRTKELMDESVSSSPIYMSKTDYDRMEPASRKRKRVSPIQFDLTDEDERQESDDDYRERRSSRGRTDERQQQQQQSGRGRSRQRGESEDRDRDRTTRESSSRRDHRERGDSRGRTTSPGRKIKKLESSRKFDDIPPLLSAVSVSGGLDGKTGKGGSNVGNGAKERCKYFPSCRQGDACEFLHPSTPCKAFPGCKFGDKCLYLHPMCKYDQTCHRLDCNFMHSKGSNASGVSAPPLASSVVPVQNYKTISAKPLPPLCKYYPHCSNTQCPFYHPKMCRFGRHCVNKVECNFYHYDLPPQELHESSSKDKFRWISPFSA; translated from the exons ATGGACTCGTTGGGCACGGAAATAGGCCAAAAGATGAGG AGCGCCGTCAAGGCGAAGCTGATCGAACTCGGGACGGGCTCCGCCAGCGGCTATATCGACGACGAGTTGCCGGATTACGTGATGATCATGGTGGCAAATAAGCGCTCCCGCCAGCAGATGGTCGACGATTTGTCCCTCTTTCTAGGCGCCCAAACGGAAGTGTTCGTTAACTGGCTGCATCAGGtgctgcagaagctgcagGAAGTGACGCTACCGGCGTCGGTAGCAGCCAAAACGATGAAGGACAgttcgaagaagaaaagttCATCGGAAAAGCCGCGCAAGGATAAGAAAGGCAAACGAAGGGAAGCTAGCAGCGAACGAGCAGCGGCGTTGTCCGATGATGTCGGTGACAAAACACCTCCGCGGCCTAGTACCGCTACTGCACCTTTGGCGGGCGGCTCCATCACGGAGGTGTTTGCTAATCAGTACATCGAGAAAGCCAAAAAGACGCTGGAAGTCGATGCCAGTGCTGCGCCCCCGGTCAAGAAGGCCACTGTAACACCGGTTACATCGATCACGGACATTGCGACGGCTACCGTTCTTCAGAAGCACCagaaagagctaaaggagctggAAGAGATACAACAACGCATCAACGCGGCCAAACAACATTTGAAATCACTTGGAACGGAAATtcccgacgatgatgatgcggatttCCTGCTTCTCAaagcgaacgatgatgatttaCTGCCAGAGGGAACACGTTCCAAACCATCTTCCTCGTCTGCCACCGGTAACTCTTCCTCGGCAGCAACTCACAATCAAGCGACAACCAAGCAACGCCAGCGTATTACGATGGAAACCACGGAGCCACCATCAAAGGCTGCGACGACTAGCCGCAGTACGACACCGCCTCCTGCGCCAGCAACTGCGAAGCCACCGAGCACCGTATCCACCACTAGCCCCACGACGGCAACTAAACGTTCCGTACACGAGCGTTTGGGTGACAAGGGAAATGACGTGGCCACCGGAGCTCAGGAACCAGTCGGCAGTTCAGCGACAAAGAAGCAGGCGACGGAGTCCACAACGAACAGCGGACGTAGCCCGGCCAAAAATACCATCATTAGCTTATCGGCTCATCGTCGGGAGGAACGCGAGATCTACGTTCCCCTTTTTCGACGTAAAGAACCCCCCAGTTCCAGCGTGGAACCATCGAAGCCGCAAACGGCCCGTCCTAACTCGCACCCGGCCCGTCCCGATTCGCACTCGGCCCGAGGACGCAGTCGTGAGCGCACGGCTCGGGCAAAGACACCGCCAGCGCCGCCACCGGTGACCGTACCGTCGGTCGCTGCTCGTCGTTTAAGTCGTGAGCGACGTCTAGGACCGGCACCACCCCGTTCGATCGTTGATGTTCCTGGACGAGACCGCGACCGTGACCGTCGGCCATCGTCTCGCGATCGTCGGCCATCGTCCCGCGATCGTCGCTCGCGTAGTCCTGTGCGTGCTTCCGAACGAAGAGAACGTTCAAAAAACGGATGTGAACCCGCCCCGTCCACTGTACGCAGTCGGATCGGGTCGCGGGTTATTGTGCTTCCACCGAAGCCGGATTACAACGAGGACGTGGTTGAGGTGCCGGTTGCTAGCGTCATCAAGGTGCAGCCCCGGCCTACTATTCCGAAGGCGAAACAACCAAGCAAAAATTTGCTGCTAAAAGCGATGGCCGAAGCCCAGCGTTCGACGGTGGCGAATGTTCGCAAACGGATCGATAATACGGGCGCGATTGGTGGAGATATCGGCAAAGGCGGTACACCGTTTGCACCGCGAATAGTAGAAAACAAGCCGAAGCTGCTGATTGAGATACAGGGAGGTGCCAGTGGGCACTCGGAAGTGGAGGTAGAATACGAGGACGATGAACTAATGGAGGAGAACAGGAGAGGTGAACATGCGGAAGAGGAAGAATTGTTGCCGCGAAGGCGTCCGGTTTATCGCAATGCAGATCATGAGCCGCTcggagaagatgaagaagaagaggtacACGAAGTGGACATTGCGAACCAGGTGCTGATGGAGGATtctgacggtgatgatgagttcAGACAAATGCTCGAGGGTGGTGATGCATGCGATGAGGCGGCCCCTGGACAGTCTTCGACCGATACAGGGCTTGaaccgatcgacgatgatgatgtcgatgatgtcaataatgatggtgatgggacAAAGTTTGTCGTCACACTGGATGGCGCTTTCAAGGGGAAAGGCAGCGTAGAGGAACCAACAGACGACAGTGTGGTGACTGGCGCGGCTTCTCCaagccacacaccaccaccgccgccggccacggtcCCTAGCCAAAGCACCAAAGCGAGGCTTTCTGTTAAAGAGCGGATTGGTTTGAGGCGTCAaccttcgcagcagcagcagcagcagccaccgcaacGTGGCCGACAGTCGCCAGCGAAGGATAACAAGGAGCTCGAGGAGACGCTCAAGAAGCGCAAGGAACGTTTCAGTGAAAAACTGGTAGTCCAACCTCCACCGTCCTCTGCACCTTCCCAAAAGCAATCCCCGCAAGTTCCTCCGGCGGGTGACGGTCTGATCCATCGTTCATCTTCTCCCCGTGGTCAGCGCCGttcgccgaaaccgaaagtaccgccagcaccggcatCCACTTCGCCGCGATCTTCAAATTCGGCACGCGATCGTACCCCTTCACTAAgcccggaaccaccggagcGTCGTGATCGTTACAACGACTACCAGCGTCGGCCAGCGCAATCGCGTCGTCGCAGCGCAGCATCACCTTCTCCGGAGCCAGTCCGTTCTTCGGTGCGACTTTCGCGATCATCGCGCACTACGGGtacgggtggtggtgccagtaACAGTTCACCATCCCATCTCAACGAGCTACTGCTACAGCGCACCAAGGAACTGATGGACGAGAGTGTGTCCTCGTCACCGATCTACATGTCCAAGACAGATTACGACCGGATGGAACCGGCTTCGCGCAAACGGAAGCGTGTCTCCCCGATTCAGTTCGATCTGACGGACGAAGACGAGCGGCAGGAGAGTGACGATGACTATCGCGAGCGACGGTCCAGCCGTGGCCGTACGGAcgagcgacagcaacagcagcagcagtcagggCGTGGTCGTAGCCGCCAGCGTGGTGAGAGCGAGGATCGAGACCGAGATCGAACGACCCGGGAATCGTCCTCGAGGCGCGATCACCGAGAGCGGGGAGATTCGCGTGGTCGTACGACATCGCCGGGGCGGAAAATTAAGAAACTGGAATCTAGTCGTAAATTTGATGATATTCCTCCAT TGCTGAGTGCCGTGTCGGTGTCCGGGGGATTAGATGGTAAGACTGGCAAAGGTGGTAGTAACGTTGGCAACGGAGCTAAGGAACGTTGCAAGTACTTCCCAAGCTGTCGCCAGGGTGATGCATGCGAATTTCTACATCCGAGCACCCCATGCAAGGCCTTTCCGGGTTGCAAGTTCGGCGACAAGTGCCTGTATCTGCATCCCATGTGCAAGTACGACCAAACCTGCCATCGGCTCGATTGTAACTTTATGCACTCGAAGGGTTCGAACGCCTCCGGAGTATCGGCACCACCGTTAG CATcgtcggtggttccggtgcaGAACTACAAAACGATCAGCGCGAAACCATTGCCACCGTTGTGCAAGTACTATCCACATTGCAGCAACACCCAGTGTCCGTTCTATCACCCGAAGATGTGCCGCTTCGGTCGGCATTGCGTCAACAAGGTCGAGTGTAATTTCTACCATTACGATCTGCCACCGCAGGAGTTGCACGAGTCCTCGTCCAAGGATAAATTCCGATGGATTTCGCCCTTTTCCGCCTAA
- the LOC125950612 gene encoding mitochondrial chaperone BCS1, which translates to MTLSDYIGALSENPYFGAGFGLFGVGAGAAMLRKGVQGAMILFRRHYMITLEVPCRDKSYQWLLQWITQKGARQTQHLSVETSFEQRDTGHVKTRYDFIPSVGTHIMRYGGTWIKVDRAREQHTLDLHMGVPWETVQLTAFGRDKQLYFRILEEARQLALKNTEGKTIMYTAMGSEWRPFGHPRKRRPLRSVVLDDGVSERILRDCREFIQNPGWYADRGIPYRRGYLLHGPPGCGKSSFITALAGEIEFGICLLNLSERGLTDDRLNHLMNVAPQQSIILLEDIDAAFVSRQDTLQQKAAFEGLNRVTFSGLLNCLDGVASTEARIVFMTTNYLERLDPALIRPGRVDVKEYVGHCSRHQLEQMFRRFYSGTDAEANARLFAEKVAADGRNVSPAQVQGYFMVHKVSDQQTVLDNVANIWESS; encoded by the coding sequence ATGACGCTGTCCGACTACATCGGGGCACTATCGGAGAACCCGTACTTCGGGGCCGGTTTTGGCCTGTTCGGCGTGGGGGCCGGGGCCGCGATGTTACGTAAAGGCGTTCAGGGTGCGATGATCCTGTTCCGGCGCCACTACATGATCACGCTCGAGGTGCCGTGCCGGGACAAATCGTACCAGTGGCTACTACAGTGGATCACCCAGAAGGGCGCCCGGCAAACACAGCATCTGAGCGTGGAGACGTCCTTCGAGCAACGCGATACGGGCCACGTAAAGACACGCTACGACTTCATACCCTCAGTCGGAACGCACATAATGCGGTACGGTGGCACCTGGATCAAGGTGGATCGTGCCCGGGAACAGCACACGCTGGATCTGCATATGGGTGTACCGTGGGAAACGGTTCAGTTGACTGCATTCGGACGCGATAAGCAACTATATTTTCGCATCCTGGAAGAAGCGCGCCAGCTAGCGCTTAAAAACACCGAAGGCAAAACCATCATGTATACGGCCATGGGCTCCGAGTGGCGTCCCTTCGGTCATCCACGGAAACGACGGCCACTGCGCTCGGTCGTGCTGGATGATGGTGTTTCCGAGCGCATCTTGCGCGATTGCCGTGAGTTCATCCAGAATCCGGGCTGGTACGCCGACCGAGGAATCCCTTATCGACGCGGTTACCTTCTGCACGGACCACCGGGCTGCGGCAAGTCCAGCTTCATTACGGCACTCGCCGGAGAGATCGAGTTCGGTATCTGCCTGCTGAACCTCTCGGAACGTGGCCTAACGGACGATCGGTTAAACCATCTGATGAACGTCGCTCCGCAGCAATCGATCATTCTGCTAGAGGACATCGATGCAGCGTTCGTTTCGCGCCAGGATACGCTTCAACAGAAGGCCGCCTTCGAGGGATTGAATCGGGTCACGTTCAGTGGTTTGCTGAACTGTCTCGATGGCGTTGCATCAACCGAGGCACGCATCGTCTTCATGACCACCAACTACCTCGAGCGGCTCGATCCGGCCCTCATCCGACCGGGCCGTGTCGATGTGAAGGAGTACGTAGGACACTGTTCACGCCATCAGTTGGAGCAAATGTTCCGCCGGTTCTACAGTGGTACGGATGCTGAAGCGAATGCCCGGCTGTTTGCCGAAAAGGTGGCCGCCGATGGACGAAACGTTAGTCCGGCTCAGGTACAGGGTTACTTTATGGTGCACAAGGTGTCTGACCAGCAAACCGTGCTAGATAACGTCGCTAACATCTGGGAAAGTTCATGA